In Prunus dulcis chromosome 1, ALMONDv2, whole genome shotgun sequence, the following are encoded in one genomic region:
- the LOC117614302 gene encoding peptidyl-prolyl cis-trans isomerase E, which produces MAQQAVQKNTLYVGGLAEEVNESILHAAFIPFGDIKDVKTPLDQATQKHRSFGFVTFLEREDASSAMDNMDGAELYGRVLTVNYALPEKIKGGEQGWAAQPIWADADTWFERQQQEEEMQRMQAENRAAMQAAEELHRKKKTEDREGEKEEEIEMKDDPMARAEAEVLKQND; this is translated from the exons ATGGCGCAGCAAGCAGTGCAGAAGAACACGCTGTATGTAGGAGGGTTGGCGGAGGAGGTGAACGAGTCGATTCTGCACGCGGCGTTCATACCCTTTGGGGACATCAAGGACGTGAAGACGCCGCTGGACCAAGCCACACAGAAGCACCGGTCTTTTGGCTTCGTCACATTCTTGGAGAGAGAGGATGCATCCTCCGCCATGGACAATATGGACGGCGCCGAGCTCTACGGCCGTGTCCTCACCGTCAATTATGCCCTCCCAGAGAAAATCAAGGGTGGTGAACAGGGTTGGGCCGCTCAGCCCA TCTGGGCAGATGCAGACACATGGTTTGAGAGGCAGCAACAAGAAGAGGAAATGCAGCGTATGCAGGCCGAGAACCGGGCTGCCATGCAGGCTGCGGAAGAGTTACACAGGAAAAAGAAGACAGAGGATCGAGAGggggaaaaagaagaggaaatcGAGATGAAGGATGACCCCATGGCAAGGGCTGAAGCAGAGGTTTTGAAACAGAATGACTAG
- the LOC117620611 gene encoding fructokinase-like 2, chloroplastic — protein MASLSFTHFLLLPRCHLDWPNSPSLNFVQFQGLRLHSKKRGLAAVPKKINSENSAVEASNEDEVVVKKNTSRTPKRTRKKTIAETDASSEESIISASSEDTKKPRGRTRRKAASASTSTEEEQTEKKVRRRKTKKKDDVEEQVSEAELSEPEEFTFTVDMKDENTEDIELEIDEGEDISCTYDWPPLVCCFGAAQHAFVPSGRPANRLIDYEIHERKKDALWAPEKFIRSPGGSAGSVAIALASLGGKVAFMGKLGDDEYGQAMLYYMNVNNVQTRSVRIDSKRATAVSQMKIGKRARLRLTCVKPCAEDSLSKSEINIDVLKEAKMFYFSTHSMLDQNMRSTTLQAIKISKKLGGVIFYDVNLPLLLWHSCEETKLFIQQVWNLADIIEVTKQELEFICGIQPSEEFDTKNNDRSKFVHHTPEVVAPLWHENLKVLFVTNGTSKIHYYTKEHHGAINGMEDPPITPFTSDMSASGDGIVAALMRMLTVQPHLITDKEYLEHAIKYAIDCGVIDQWLLGRERGFPPKEDTEEVVPDPDGIRSLTEMEYRTLESVS, from the exons ATGGCATCTCTTTCTTTCACTCACTTTCTCCTCTTACCCAg GTGCCATTTGGATTGGCCCAATAGCCCGTCACTGAACTTTGTGCAGTTTCAGGGTCTTAGATTACATAGTAAAAAGCGGGGCCTTGCTGCTGTCCCGAAAAAGATTAACTCAGAGAACTCAGCTGTAGAGGCATCCAATGAAGATGAGGTTGTTGTGAAGAAAAACACATCTAGGACTCCCAAACGAACTCGAAAGAAAACAATAGCCGAAACAGATGCTTCAAGTGAGGAAAGCATCATTTCTGCATCTAGTGAAGATACCAAGAAACCGCGTGGAAGAACTCGTAGGAAAG CGGCATCTGCGTCTACAAGCACGGAGGAAGAACAAACTGAGAAGAAGGTACGGAGGAGAAAAACTAAGAAGAAAGATGATGTTGAGGAGCAGGTTAGTGAAGCTGAACTTAGTGAGCCTGAGGAGTTTACATTCACTGTGGATATGAAGGATGAGAATACGGAAGACATAGAATTGGAAATAGATGAGGGAGAGGATATTAGCTGTACTTATGATTGGCCTCCTCTTGTTTGTTGCTTTGGGGCTGCACAACATGCTTTTGTGCCCTCAGGAAGGCCAGCCAACAGACTTATAGATTATGAAATacatgaaagaaagaaagatgcaTTATGGGCTCCTGAAAAATTTATTAGGTCTCCTGGGGGATCTGCAGGCAGTGTTGCAATTGCTCTTGCAAGCTTGGGTGGCAAGGTTGCTTTCATGGGAAAACTTGGGGATGATGAATATGGTCAGGCCATGCTATATTATATGAATGTCAACAATGTTCAAACTCGTTCTGTTCGCATTGATAGTAAAAGGGCAACTGCAGTATCACAGATGAAGATTGGTAAAAGGGCTCGCTTGAGATTGACTTGTGTCAAACCCTGTGCTGAGGATTCTTTATCAAAGTCAGAGATCAACATTGATGTGCTGAAGGAG GCAAAGATGTTTTACTTCAGCACGCATTCTATGCTTGATCAAAATATGAGATCAACTACACTGCAAGCAATCAAGATTTCGAAGAAATTAGGAGGAGTTATTTTCTATGATGTAAACCTTCCATTACTACTATGGCATTCTTGCGAAGAAACAAAGTTGTTCATACAGCAAGTGTGGAACCTTGCTGATATTATTGAGGTTACCAAGCAAGAGCTTGAGTTTATTTGTGGGATCCAGCCCTCTGAGGAATTTGACACCAAAAATAATGACAGATCAAAATTTGTCCATCATACACCAGAAGTGGTTGCACCGCTTTGGCATGAAAATCTTAAGGTTTTGTTTGTGACAAATGGGACTTCTAAGATTCACTACTACACAAAGGAGCACCATGGTGCTATTAATGGGATGGAGGATCCTCCTATTACTCCTTTCACGTCTGATATGTCAGCATCTGGAGATGGCATTGTGGCGG CTCTCATGAGAATGTTGACAGTTCAACCACATCTTATTACTGATAAAGAATATTTGGAGCACGCAATCAAGTATGCAATTGATTGTGGGGTCATTGATCAATGGTTGCTCGGGCGAGAACGCGGCTTCCCTCCTAAAGAGGATACGGAAGAAGTGGTTCCTGATCCAGATGGTATAAGGTCTCTAACAGAAATGGAATATCGCACACTAGA